In the Mastacembelus armatus chromosome 16, fMasArm1.2, whole genome shotgun sequence genome, ATTTCagagtattttaaaaatattaaaatgccaAAATTAACATGAGTACTAAATACACTTCCTGACATTCAGGAAACATCCTAAAACATCCTAATCCCCACATTTTTGATGCTGTTTTGAAATAGCTATATTTACTTACATGCTCCTCCAGGAGGCCTTGTGCAAAAACACTGTAGGCTTCTTTGAAATGATTTCTAAATATGATAATCAGCATTTATGTTGCGAACCACTACTTGATACTTCCTGaatgccaaacacacacagtaaaactgcAAATGTATGTTCACCTGAAAGCTGTGAATTACTTGCTTGTGCCTTCTTTTTGCAACATTCAGCTTGTCCATAGAAATAAAGTTCAATTTGTGGCCTTTCAGATCTAGTGTCCatgacataaacaacaacaacaaaaaaaactactgcTCTTTCTGCTAAAGGAAATTATTACCCAACTCACTTGGTCAATTTAGggcttttgttctttgttttttaaatgaatgtaataTATTATCGAATTCCACCGAATCCATCAATTAGAGTTTGAATTTGCAAAAAGATGATGATTTGTGACACCTGCTTCTTTTTAATCTAACATGAATTTGACCTCGTGGTTGTCACTTGTGTTTCTTCAGTCTTGCTGAAGCTGTGGCTGTGCGCGATGGAATTAACAAAATCTCACAAAATGAAACCGGTTCGAGGACTTACAGCACATGATATCTGTGATGCTGTTTTGTATTTAACTAAATGAATGCATTATGAAGTGCTACCCATCGCTTCCCTCTCTTTACCTCATCGTTTCACGTGACTTTCAGTGCTGGCATTGAACGCAATCAACCAAGATGCCACTAGAGACAAAACTTGAGACGACACACTTCTTCCAGGaaactttaatttgttttaacaaCTCCTCACAAGCCAGTGAAGGTCAAGTCCAACAGTGCAGCTGACAGTAATGTACAAGTGCCCTCTCCCACTGGCAGGAGGGTGGTGAGGTAAATTCGGTGTTCAGTGTCATGAAAaataaaggctttttttttttttttctccttacaTTAACAATGACTGCTGAGTCTTCATCAGAGAAATCTGTCCATATCTACTTAAAGACACTGACTGTCTGAATACAATTAGCTGATGTCCAAAGAGTCTGTTAATGTTCATGTTATCTCATCAATTCATAAGCAAAGTTTAATGATTTCATGGTGTCAATCATTAACTTCTCGAGTAGAGACTCTGCCTGCGCAAATATACATTGTGTGTATTTGACATTGTGTAGCAGTGATTTTTAGGTATTATAGAGTAAACACTGTTGGAAGTGCTGTACCTGTTAAGATTAAATTTTAACAAGAGTGCAATGTAACAGAATCAAACCaggcctcttttttttttttttttttttaagatcaaaCAGCTGAGTGACCCAGCGTTTCTAGTGGGTCAGAGTTGTCTTAGTTAATGAGTACAAAACAATTCGAGAGGAAGCTGAGCAGGGCGAATAATAAAAGAACTTGTATTCAACTCCACCACATTTCTACACAGAGAGGGCTGCTTCAGTGCACATTCAATATCTCTGCAATGAGCCTGACATGCTACATATTAAACTATTccaaaaacactgcaaagaGTTAACTGATATCATCGTGTGAGGACATTATTGGCAGAGCATAATCACAAGACTTAAAAGTGGAAACACAATATTTAcataaccacaaaaaaaaaagtttttaataaaaatatcttaTAATTACAATAGTCTATTTTAAGCATATAAGTCTTCCTTTCACATACTTTTTATAGAACATTTGTGTCTCTATGTACAATCTTACTTGTCTCGAATCAGAATTGTTCTTCTTTACAATATCAAACATTTTAAGATTCCAGGGACGACATCCCTGTTCAACACAAATCATCTATTTTAAACAATAGATGTCAAAAACAGAGTATGATGATTTTCGCAGTTTAGTAAAGCTTTAAACTGGAGTCGTTTTTAGTCATTCTTTACGCACAATtcacaaacagttttcatagcTGTTGACAAGAGGCATTTCCAACAAAAACTTCTGTGTTGAGATTCCATATTTTCACTCTTCTAGAAACATTTCAAGGGTCAAGCAGTAAAGTTAGAGAAACTTAaacaggaggaaggagaggcaGCTGCCTACCCAGCTATTTCCTCATCTaatggaacagaaaaaaaaaaaaaaaaaaacaggtgatattaatagttattttatttgggtTTAATTCCTCCCAGCGATTTTGAAATCCCCTTGTGATTGTGCCTCCAGTTGGGTGTGAGTCCCTGGCGAAGCTTTGCTGGCTTTGGAGCAGCTCTGTGTAGCCTGCACACCTGTGGAGGGGATGAATAGAGGCGGGGGTGGGTGAGCAGCAGATTTCCAGACTGACTGGCGCCACCGACAAAACAGAGGCCATGCTTGATCAACAACCCAAAACAAACCAGGtcaaacaacaaccacacagcTCCTCGGGGCTGTTGGGAAAGGCTGACGAGAGGCAGCCAAAACTCTGAGAGAGACCTGCAAGAGTGTCgtactgtcacacacacacacacacacacacacacctggcacATACTTTCAGTCTTAGCCAGGTGAGTTTAGAGTCAGTGCTATAGAACCAGAACAGCGGGTTGAAgggaagtgagagagagagagagacggagagtgAATGAGAGGGAGTGAGAAGACTGAGTGTgaggaagaatgaaacagaggGCAAGCTGAGGTTTTAACCCTCTGTTCTTGCCAGATTGCTACACCACTGACAGTTATTGCGCAAAGCACAGCTGCCTCTGAGGTTGGTGCCAATTTCATGTTCCTCAATTATTATCTTCTCTGACATCTACTGGCCCCCACCAGAGTACTCTAGAGATTGTCAGTGTACACCACATGATAGTATAGGCTACAGGAAGCCAGATAATGGGGATGCTTCAATGACCCCCACTTATggtgttttctacatgtatcttGATTTGAAAATCTGCTGTAACTAAAACCTCTGATTTTTAACCATAACAAcaactaacaaaaataaatcaaatattttaaatagtgATTAGAATTTTTAAGTCAACTTACCGATGCAGTGCCCATTTCTCAGCGGCATAAAATCGAGTCCTCCGGCTTTTTTACTATTGACGTTCTCTGCgaaaagaaacagacacaaagatTTAGGTGCATGGATTAAAACAGCTATAACAGGCATATCTCCCATATTCGCTTGTAGTCTATTGAATAACAAATTGCCCTTATTGTGTGCGGGGGAGTGGGCTGCAGGCTGAGGTACTTCACCAATCCTGGGATAAGGTGGgcctctgacacacactgtcattATCATGCAAATCAGAAAGTCCGCAATCAAGTGCGCAATCTAACCCACGCCAAATGCATTTTACGCGTGATTTTGTTTCAAGGCTGACGTGTATAGCATTTAGATTATGTTCTGACTTTTCTCCTAACGAGAAGACAATGCCACATTAGGAGCATGACGCGCTTTGTCTCAGCGTGAGTGTCGGACGGCAGCCTGCCACAGGGAGGTAAACCCGGGGTCCCCGCTAAGTCCCAGAGGAAACGATGAGAGGTGAGTCGTCTTTCTTGGTTTAAAGCTTACCTGGTGATGGTCGACGTTGAGCACCGTCAGCGGTGTCCGGCTGGGGTGGGAGGCTGGAGGAGTGCAGGTCCCGGTCCGCTGTGACTGTTTATGGAGCGAAGGGTGCGTCTCCAGGGCCAGCTGCAGGTCCAGGATGTAGTCTATGACATGCTGGAGGATCTCCACTTTGCTGACTTTCTTATCCTGCGGAATGGTGGGTACCAGGCGCTTTAGTCGGCTGTAGCAGTCGTTCATGTCGTACTGCAGGCAGAACAAGTCCTCCTCTTCCATCCTGCACCGGGCGATGTTGAGGCTCTGCTTCGACAGGGAGAGCTGgctgctggtggaggaggagtcCTGAGGGCGGACTGGAGTAACAGCCTTCATCTTAGATAACCAAAGGCTcagataacaacaacaacaaaaaaaatctaacgATTGCCTACTGGTAATAGGTGGTATATGAATTTATACCACGGGCgctgtaaacacaacaaagGCTACTCTAATTAAGCTTCAAATCAGCGAGAAAAATACGATCAACTAAAGAAGGATTACTGGTCTGTCAACACATCCCGTAAAGCCTCACAGCTCCTCTCACTTCAGCAAGCTCCGTGTGAAAGGAATGAATAGATTTCCTACATTTATAGAGAAGATGGGAGGCGCCAAACCAGCCGGCTGACAGATCAGGGAGAGAAGCTGGTCAATCACCGGCAGCCCGCTGCCCACCGACCCGACAACGGAGCCGAGAAAAAGGCGTGTCTCATTCTGTGTGCGCTGCGGTGGGCTGCCTCTCGGTaggaggtgtgtgtctgtgtgtgtaagtgtgcgtgtgagtgtgatcgacaggaaaaaaaaaaacgaggaGAGAGGCGATCTTGAAGGTTTTCTGATAGGTCAGGTCTGAGTTGATGGTATATTTGTGCTATGCTGATGAGCTGCGGGTTGCGTCTATAGTGCCGTACAGTCAGCGATGCGTAATTGCGCATAGCCTTGCTTGTATTGATCCTCCAGTGACAGATGATCCCGAGTCGAACCACCTGAtttcaggggggaaaaaaaacatctgcctTACCTCACTTTGGCAAATGCAACACAAAACATCATCTGAACAATTTAACAttcaaaaaaatcattttgggAATTGCAACATACTAGTGAAACTCTGGGATTCACCTAAATTATTACAGTTCTGTTGCATTaatctgcacacacacgcatataggACAAAATGGGGCCACGATTTCATCATTGTTTGAATAAAGTGTTATTATAGCCcatataataaacattttcattttattaaccCTGGCTACAGGGCTGCAGCTCTAGGGGACAGGCCCATTTTGGCAGCGCCTCCTGGGCATTCcagctgtgtgttattttgcTCTCGACATTCCTCTGCTCTCCGGGCCGCGTCTTCGCTCCGCTCCGCATATTGAGCCATCCCACCGCGTAGACTGTCTGGCGCCACAAATCAGGAGCTCATGCGTTCACACCcagtttctctcctcttttctttttgcctctcctctcctctcctctcctctcctctccttttccccttttttctttctttctgttaaaAGCAGGTTGCCAAGACAACATTGGGGGCACTTCTTCAGCTTCACTTCTGTCACAGTTCCCAGTTTTTCCCATCCAGGATGCATTTAGGGCCCTAAGGTCTAGCAGGGATGACACCCACCTCTTTGGAGATTTTATGTCCCAAGCTTTATGGGAACCACTACAGTCTCCGCTGTCATGAGCACTGAAAGGCTTAAGTGGCTTTAAATGGCTATTTTCCTCCttggtctctgtctctgtcttcttctttctgtctctgtcactctgttttctgttgccaTGGGAAGTGACTGTTCTGCTCAGTAATGTGTGCAACAATGTTTGGTTCAGGGACAACTTCAAAGAGGTCAGCGGTATGAATCTTTAATGGTAGCCTTTCCACTAGCAACATGGTGCATGAACTCTCGCCCATGACAAGCAGATAACAGATGAGGTCTGCGAGAAAAACACTGTCCGGCTGAACCTTAGCAGTGACTCAGAAATGCTACCACTCTGACCATTTATGTCCATAATAAAATAGAAAGTTGGAGACTAATGGGTATGAATCTCATGTTTTTGGCTTCTTCACTGAAGGCTAatgggccaaaaaaaaaaaagaatgctgCCAAGAAGTTTTTCCATATAAAATAATTCACTTTAAGTTTCCACAGACATGCTGATTTTGTAAACAGGCAACAAACCAAAGTCTATATGAACATGAACTCAAGACAAATGCCTTATTCTTTCTAAAATGTATCATCAGGTTTTTTCCTCCACTTTTCACTGGGTGTTAATGCCTGAAGTGTAAAGGCCTGGTCACAACATCAGCATATATTTTGGGGTTGGAGTAAATATGTGCAAATTGTTCAAAACGTGAAGTTGCGCTTGAATAATACTTTGGCCCATAAATTTGTACCACTTACCAATAGCAAGCCATCTTTGCAGTGCTTGGCCCTTGAGAGCTACTGTAACCGTTGGTGTTGACTAGTGTGTTAGCTGTTGTTTTGTCACACACCTCAGTGTATCAACTAGCCCCGTCAGTAGCCCCTATGTTACAAAGCTTCTAGAACTACATGTGTTGCTAACATCCGCGTATCATTTTTACTGAGACACTTTCCTTTAACGcctttttttgttaaaatattttaggtTGATAAAGGTTCAGTTTCCCTTCTTAAAGCCACAAGGTGTGGCGTATTGTTCGTATTTGGCTTATATGTGTTGGCAGGAATTTAAACAGGGTGCACTTGGCCTCTGTACTCAGTAACCTTGTTATATTCTATTCTTGTCCGTCTTTAACCCTGTACCCAGTCAGTGATGGGTAGATTGCCCTCAGGTTTAACACATGCAACAATTTCATAATTGCTGAAAGCAAAGGAGAAACGATGAGAGTACATTATCTCTTTGcccttctgtctttgtgtttgctttctCATGCTTCctctgcatgtgcatgtgtaattGTGGCCCTTCTGGCTTTACTTCCCTAAAGGTTTATAGCGGTGATGACTGGGGACTGGAGCTCAGTAACCAGAGACTCATTAGCCTACTAGATAAGCTGGATAGGtgaagctttttgtttgttgtggctACACAGTGTGGAGATGGAGATCACATCACTTACTTAAccagtctgcttttttttttttttgacaaacctACATGTGTGCAGTCTAGGAGTGAAACAGGGTTGGTACATAAAGTTCTGCATAAGGAGCATTTCAATTAAATTCTCTTATGATGGCCAGAGAGTGTTGTAACCATGCAAAGTGGAAATTGCATGAAGGCCACATCTGTGCAAGCGGTTTCCCTGGGATGTGGTTGAAGTTGCAAGAGGTGGTGACACAAAAACTCAGACATGGCCCAACACCTGTTATTCCCTCATGgtattaaaacacaatattatCGCACTTCTTGATGGTAACCAACATTGAAGGCCACCACCCTTGTTTTTCTTAAACAGAGAAGTTTAAGTTGAAAGGAATAGTTTTTGCAGCAAGTGGGTtacatttggttttaaaatcatttagagtccaaaaaaaaagaaaaaccaaacaaaaaacacacacatactttcgttcagtgaaatatttcattcaAAAACAGATTATATAAGGGCTTTATCTAAAggcatgtgttttatttgataatTAATTTTATATAATGTTTATCATGGATGACTGGCTCATTAACCACAAAGATAATATTTCTGATCCCAGCCTGCATACCTGCATGTTATATCCAGATGTGGGGTTATGAGTTTACTCTCCTATtcttaaaaaaaagcacaaagcacCACTTTTCTTTCAAGCAGAACCATGCATTACTATCATGCTATCTAAAACCACATGCACACTCACGCAATCTGGTTTGATGTATCTGTTCTATAATAAACCAACAACAATACAAAATGCATATATACTacaacatttcaacattttaacaagcaaagaaaagcagccatgtttttgtcttgaCCATTGTGCATTATCGAATTTATCAAGCACTGACTGAAAACAGAGGGCTGTGTAATGTTTCGTACCTTATTTTGAAGGCTCTTAAGGTTCAGTTGTGTCCATTTAAAAGTCAGTGAACCGACTGGGGCATCAGTGTGCATTAATCAATCCCTATAAGGGACTGTAAAAGTTGCGTTATTTGACTGAAATGTGCACCGTGAGTTGGCGACATGTGcaatattacaaaaacacaaacttcaaAAATTGGTTCATAGTCATTAACTGATTCTCTGCCTGCCTTGCCATTCCACTAACTTCTCTGTTGCTTCAACCCTGCCACTCTTTCCTCCCTCATGTATCTTGACTCCCCACAGCCACCTGTGCACCTGTTCCCCATTCCCGCAGTAGCTCCTCAGTTTATATAACGGCCCACTTGCACTTGTCCCCTGCCAGATCGTCTATTTTGACATCACAGCTTTCCAGCCTTTTTTCAAGTGGGCCTTTAAGCTGttctttttatctctctttttGAACTCCTGTCTGGTTTTGGACTTTCCGTTTTTTTGTCCAGATTGTCTGGTGTCTTTGCCTGCCTGTTTGTCGCCTGCTGATTTCATCCCATATCATTCCCCTCTTTCATGCCTGctttgaattgaattcaattgtTAGGATCTTAACATGGTCCCCAGAGTTGTATAATTGAGTCAAGTGTTTTCTGAGCCAGCACGGTGACTGCCCAGCCTTAACCTTGAGCTGCTTTCGGAAATGGGGTCATCATTATGATGAAAGCAGAAGATACTTTCTGCTATGTGGAGGGCTCACATAATGAAATACTATAGTATGATTTGTACTTCAACTGATAAAAGTCTGTTTTACTCCTGATCCAGTCCAGCTGCTAGTTGTTTGTGTTATGATCATTAAACATGTTTAATTATGTTAGctgaaaattatattaaaaatgtccaaaaacagcaacataaacaACTGTGGAAAAAAGATGCCAGTAGCTCCATAAAATTCTGGCTTGGCTTTCTGGGTGCTGACACTCTTCTCCGCAGTTGCATCCATTTTCACAACATGTTTGGTCCCTCATGACCCATCTCTGGGCACCATCATGGCTATGCTGAACGTCTCTCATATGACATAATTCTCAGTAACGCTCACTACAGTCCAGGACGTTTGAGTGTGGTTGGCTTATAGTGGGTAATAGGACAATCTCGCTATCGTCCACAGCTGAAACAGTGCCCAGCAGTTCCTCTAGTAGACTAAGCTGTGTGGTTGTGATGGCTGGTGACACACTCTATGTTTGTGTCTCATGGTGCCACACCTTGACAAGAGTCCTTAATTTCTCAGTGCACTCAGAATCTAGCAGTTTCTTATTATGCACCCATTAAAGGAAAGTTGCTGGTATATACTGTCCACACGGGCAGGCTCAGCTGTGCATGTGATGGGTGGGGCcacactttttttcttgttctctcCAGGTGACACAGTTTGCACAACATGTCTTATTCCCTGATGGACACCCAGCTAAACAGCATACTCTGTCATTTACACAGGTGCATTCAGTGTTTACACTGTGCAACCTGAGTaaccatccacacacacacacacacacacacacacacacacacactgtatacagtatataatatttatagactttcaaacatttagaaatgcaTCATAAGAggtaaataaattattacaacCGATAAAAGATGGATAATCAAtttcaaagaaagaaattgTTAAGGGATTAGAAATTCTCTTTCCAGATATACCATGTGCCAGTCCACCTGTGGTGTTTATGTTTAGTAACCATGATCTATTGTCATATTAACTGTGCTAAAATTGGGAGCAATGTTCTGGACCACACTCATTTAGGTCACAAGCAGTTTACTTGGCTCTAAAAGCATTATTCACTGCTTTCTTGTTGTGGCCACTGGGTTTTTCATAATTCCTCCAGCTGCTACTTTCATTTCCCCATTTCCCACCATGGTCACATCAAACACTCCTGACTTGCTGTTTTGGATGCTTGCTCAGTTTTGCCCTGTCCTGTTTGTACTCCAAACTGTGGAGACACCCAACAACATGTAGGTGCAGacagatactgtgtgtgtgtgtgtgtgtgtgtgtgtgtgtgtgtgtgtgtgtgtgtgtgtgtgtgtgtgtgagggtgtgtgtgtgtgtgtgtgtgtgtgtgtggtgccctctttttgtttgtgttggtctGTGGGTGTGAGTGACAACAGGTGCACCTTTGTTGCATCCTGTTTGACAGCTGCTGCCCTGCTTGTTGTCTCTTTGGCGAGTATCTGAAAACCCCAGGTCTTTCAGTATAGGCTTTGCTCTCAcgtgtttaaaaaaatgcttgGCTCATACAATTCCCAGAACTGAGCAGGCATTCAGTTGGACGCTTGCTCTTTTTGCTGATGACAAAATGTTGATGTTAGttaaaaagagagacagagcagggcGCAAGGACACTGAAGGACACAAGTATGTCTTAAAGTGAGAACAGAGGAGCAGTAGCACAGGTATGTACATTCTGTATATCCTGATATAGACTgaacacaaaacaatgaaaattggttaaatgtatttctcattttcagaagaaaaataaaattgttttcaaCTGCTGAAATGATCCACACCTGTGGGACAGTCCTCTCCAAGAATAGCTGTAAGACAAGCAGATTGTGCCATATAGTCTGACTTTAGTCCTTTTGCTGAGACACCTCAGCCTGTATTCAGGGCTGTATTAGCATTTCTTTGAGCTCGATCTGCAGTTTACTTGCTCTGAAAAGTTGCTATTTGTGATTCTTGCACacctggaaaatgtgtgtggcagaaaaacatgttgCAGCCGTAAACTGTGGTTACGATTTTTTAGCTGtgtgatgttaaaaatgtatgagTAATATATGAGTGTTTTAATtttcacaacctggcaacccaaaagTTGTGTTTATTGATGGCTTATAACTGATCCATATTTCATTCATAAATCCTTTATCAACCTTTACTGCAGAAAAGAGGTAAACTATGCATTAGAGACTTTTCTGTGAAGGTTTTTAGCTTCCATTGAACTGTGCTGTAACCGCACAGACATTTGCTATCTAGATGATGTAATGACTGTGTCCGTGGGAGTGTGCTTGTGTATTTGTGACCATCTCGGCCTCAGACTGATCTCAGGGTTCACCACAGACTCCACTTTCAGTTATTTCTTTCTTGTATCTCCTTCCCCTCTGTCATCTCTGTGCATTTATGAAGGCCCACTCTTCCTCAGGTCTGTTTACTTCACAGGAGTGGGAGTGAGAGGAATGGAAATAAGGAAAGTATCCAGAGAAAAGACTGCTGATGACACCAGTGTGAGAGTAATGAGGGACTTGACCCTGTGACCTGCAGGGTCATTGGGAGGTCTATAATGCAGTGTGGAGACAGATTACCGTTCTTATGTTGCTGCTTAGCTACTTGCCACAACAGACTGTTGGACCCAAAAACGCAGCAGTTGATGAATAGCATGACTGATCTGTCGATTGATTACTTTGAACAGCTAATCAGTTGACATGCTGGACGGATGGCTGATTTTTATGATGTGATGAAGATTCTTAGTGTTTTCTATCTATTTCCTATGTCCATATCGCCACAGATTAACCATATCTCTAGATTGTCTGTATATTTGATGTCaagatgtgtttatgtgcatttttgtgtatgtataatttattttttatgtgattattttttctCTGGAATGTGGAAATTCCAATTTAGACCCTTGGCCCCTTTTCATTAAGAAAAGTTCCCACACACAGATTCTCATACTTTGCTCGTGCTTTTCTTTCCTGGATAAAACCCTGCCTTTTTTCACCCTGTTCTTTCCTGGAAGACCCCCACCATCCTCAGCCCCttgtcaacttttttttttttcttgaaggGACTTTTAGGAATGTCATTCAACGCATTCAACCACACACCCCCAAATCTCTGCTGCAAACATGTTCTCAATGATTCTCTCAAAGAATTAATTGCTCCAAATAATCTCACCATCTGGCTGGGGAGGTCCATACCTGCAAGACTGCTTGCATTGCAGCGGTTGGGGCCTTTTTAGGCGCCTGCAATGCTGCTGtgatgtggagagagagagagaggtggtgaGGCTTGCCAGGACACTGAAAAGAGGAGGGAATGACAAAGACCACCATCTGCTCCTTGTCTTTCTTGTCAGCAACCCGGGACGCCAGCAGAGACCCTGCATCACTATGATCCAACTACTGACTGGAATGTTATTGAAAGAGAGGTTGGGGAGAAGAAGTGAGGGAATaagtaagaaaaaagaaagaaagaaaagcatctTGAGAGCAGGAAAAACTTGTGTCTCATAAAATGTTattcccttttctcttcctctcatgGCGtgtctttcctcttcagcaAAATGTTACTCAAATACTAGAAATgttgcaaaaatataaaaaaaatgcaaaaagactTTTCACCAGAAGTTGAATTTttatcagaaaaacacacatccagAAACACCATGACACTCGTAGTGTGTTGTGCACCTGAGCTGGAACCATTCATCAAGCTGATTCCTACTCAACATggttatttattaaaacatcacGACGTAACATTTTAATGTACTAAAAGcaaattcatttacatattaaaCAAAAGATGCTGTTTTCAAGTTCTGGAGGTATTATTTGTCACACTACCTCTGTGCCCTTCCCTGTGCTCCCTTTAGAATAGATTCCCCCTGTATCTTTACACACTTCCCTCCCCCTTTCCCATTCAATTAGGACTCTTtccaaaaaggaaaacaagcatgtgtgtgtgttgtgggagGTGAATGTTTAGATCCACTGGCACTGGAATGCGTTGTGGTATGTGGTGGAAGCGACAGAATTAAGGTTTCGTGCCCTATAGTGAACGGCTGAgttatgcgtgtgtgtgtgtgtgtgtgttctttgtgCTTCAGGGTGTTTGTGCCCTCTCCACTTCCACACCCCTGGGAAAGTGTTGCAGGTGTGTTTACCAgtgcagcggcagcagcagcagcagtagcagcagcagggctcAGAGGCAGGCGGGCAAGTACCACGCATCCTCTCCACAAAACCTGACCACGAGCGCCTCACTGGCTGCAGCAGCATTTCTGAGAAAGAAGCTAAAGAATGTGGAAGCTAATTACTCCATTAGCATGACAATCAAACAGGCAGTGCACACTGTGTGACCATGAAAATATAGTTTTACCACAGTGCTGCAGGCATCCAGAGGCAGATTCACTGCACTGCTCACTGTCAGACATCATTACTGTTAATGCACatggaaaacaacacaaacaaaagaataaacaaaaacgACTAAAATAGATGTTGTGCCGAGACATCAAGACTTTTCATCCCATAATCGACAATTAATTGCAAGTCATTCATCAAGGACACAttcaaatacatttcaaatcCTGGGGAATGTGCTAATTA is a window encoding:
- the id4 gene encoding DNA-binding protein inhibitor ID-4 — translated: MKAVTPVRPQDSSSTSSQLSLSKQSLNIARCRMEEEDLFCLQYDMNDCYSRLKRLVPTIPQDKKVSKVEILQHVIDYILDLQLALETHPSLHKQSQRTGTCTPPASHPSRTPLTVLNVDHHQRTSIVKKPEDSILCR